In Spirosoma pollinicola, the genomic window CCAGGGCAAGTTTGTTGCCTCGCGGAGTGAGAAATCGGTCCTGAAAGAGGTTGAGGAAATTACGAAGCACCCTGAGTTTAAGGGGTACATTTCGGATCTGGGTGGGCCATCGGCCAACATGTATAAGATGAAGGGCAAAGACGAGTCGATTTGCGCTCGTTGCCAGAGTCCGAGCTGTATTCACCCTGTCATTTGCTCGAACCTCGATACCTCACACAAACCCATGACGGAGTTGTACCGCAAGGTCGACGCTAATCCGAAAATTAAAAAGGCGTTTGTCGGCTCGGGGGTACGGTATGATTTGCTGGTCGACGATTTTAATAAAAATAACGCCGACGGCAACCATGACGAATACATGGAGCAGTTGGTTACACGACACGTATCGGGCCGGTTGAAGGTCGCTCCTGAACATACATCCGACGACACATTGCGGGTGATGCGTAAGCCTTCGTTTAAGTATTTTAAGCTGTTCAAGCAGAAATACGACAAGATTCAGGAAAAGCATAACCTCAAACAGCCACTGATTCCGTACTTCATTTCGTCGCATCCCGGTTGCGAGGAGCAGGATATGGCCAATCTGGCTGCCGAAACCAAAGACCTTGGATTCCAGCTCGAACAGGTGCAGGATTTTACGCCTACACCTATGACAGTGGCTGAAGTGATCTACTATTCAGGCGTTCACCCCTATACGCTGAAGCCGGTTAAAACGGCTAAAACGCGGGAGGAGAAACAAGCGCAGAACAACTATTTCTTCTGGTACAAGCCCGAATACAAAAACTGGATTCGGAATCGCCTGAACCAGCTTAAGCGCCCAGACTTAGTAGAACGATTGCTGGGTGGTTCGAAAAACGAGTACAACAAGCCAAAGTATTCCGGGAACTATGCCGGTAAGAAAAAGGGACAGTCTAAATAGTAAATCGGGTATTCACGTTTACGTTTCTTTGGTGTCGGGTTCTCAAACCCGACACCACGAAGGAATGCTGAATTACAACGCAATCGGAACCGCCACGGCTGTGGTATCCCAGCCCATGTACATGACAACGTTTTTGGCGTCTTTTTTTGCGAATTGAATCGAGAAGTTCTCCAGCATATTCTCTGCCTTCTGAACGGGTACGTTTACCCGAACAACATCCAGCGCTTCGTTGTAGCTATAGGCTCCCCATTGATCCACGTCGGAGCTGAGGATGATGGTCCACTCTTTCTCATTCGGTATGGTCAACAGAGCGTAGTTTCCGGCTGGTACTTTTTTGCCGCCAATGGTCACGTCCTGATAAAACTTGATTTCGGGGGCTTCGTTAGCACCCGCCCGCCACACTTTACCATAGGGCACCAATTTTCCGAAAATCTCCCGGCCGTTTTTGAATGGACGATTATACGTAACACGCACCATGGCTTTGTCGGTGCCAATTTTTGCTGGCGCAAACTTGCGGTCATGCGCATAGTCATCCGGGTAATACGCCATGTCCATAGGCGTTTTGTCGAGCCCCCGGAACGTTTGGGCGTTCGTTGCGCCAATGGTCAGGAAAAGTAATCCGAAAAGCAAAGCTACTTTTTTCATAGTGTTTTTGAGAGGGAGAGTTTGTTACAGGTTAATCGTTGTTATGAAAGTGTCTAAATTTCTGAAAATTAGAAGAAGCAGTTAGTCGCGGGATTCAGAAACTAACTCATTCTCCCAGAAATTCTTTTTCCGTTATTTTGATATCATCACCAAATGTAGCCTTGCCCTTATGCTGCAAAATACCTAGTTGTCGTATCGCTCGCTTACGGGCTGATCCATAAATTGAATTGGCAACTCGTTTTCGTTTTTTTTCAAAGGCCATTACTAGATAATTAATTACTCCACTGTCACTGATTTCGCCAGATTCCTCGGCTGGTCTACATTACGACCACGCATCACGGCAATGTCGTAGGCCAGTAGTTGCAACGGAATGACCGATATCAACGGCATAAGAATATCGTGGACGTTCGGAATTTCGATTGTGAAGTCAACAATACCGGGCAGGAGCGTATCGCCCTCGGTGGTGATGGCAATTACGCGGC contains:
- a CDS encoding DUF2911 domain-containing protein produces the protein MKKVALLFGLLFLTIGATNAQTFRGLDKTPMDMAYYPDDYAHDRKFAPAKIGTDKAMVRVTYNRPFKNGREIFGKLVPYGKVWRAGANEAPEIKFYQDVTIGGKKVPAGNYALLTIPNEKEWTIILSSDVDQWGAYSYNEALDVVRVNVPVQKAENMLENFSIQFAKKDAKNVVMYMGWDTTAVAVPIAL